A single window of Culicoides brevitarsis isolate CSIRO-B50_1 chromosome 3, AGI_CSIRO_Cbre_v1, whole genome shotgun sequence DNA harbors:
- the LOC134835986 gene encoding polypyrimidine tract-binding protein 1 isoform X3: protein MMSCTLPLPIPVPLTALHADYPPIHLGVKRGSDELLSQATIMAPASDNNNQDLATKKAKLDSNTVINNVGKPSRVIHIRNIPNESSEAEVIHLGIPFGRVTNVLVLKGKNQAFLEMADEITATAMVACFNTTPPIVRGRTVYVQFSNHRELKTDQNHTNTEQSPASGSPLPAGAENNTGNATNATNAQGNAASGPNTVLRVIVESLLYPVTLEILHQIFQRFGKVLKIVTFTKNNSFQALIQYPDAETARHAKQTLDGQNIYNGCCTLRIDNSKLTALNVKYNNDKSRDFTNPTLPAGEPGSDVIASAGGLVNASDLLLLAAGQRAPQLARDRLVSSIYHLTVNGLAAANPGILPQFGLGLAAPGALASAYGGALPNLGAFALAQTGALATTNPANLRGLSNVLLVSNLNEEMVTPDALFTLFGVYGDVQRVKILYNKKDSALIQMAEPHQAYLAMTHLDKLRIWGRSIRVMASKHQAVQLPKEGQPDAGLTRDYALNPLHRFKKPGSKNYQNIYPPSATLHLSNIPSTVTEEEIKEAFKENGFEVKAFKFFPKDHKMALLQLSSVEEAVHALIKMHNHQLSESNHLRVSFSKSNI, encoded by the exons CGAGGAAGTGACGAACTATTGAGTCAAGCAACAATCATGGCACCAGCATCAGACAACAATAATCAAGATTTAGCTACGAAAAAGGCTAAATTAGATTCGAATACGGTTATCAACAATGTTG gTAAACCATCACGCGTCATTCACATTAGAAATATACCAAATGAATCTAGCGAGGCAGAAGTTATACACTTGGGCATTCCGTTTGGTCGTGTCACCAATGTTTTAGTGCTAAAGGGCAAGAATCAGGCTTTCCTCGAGATGGCTGACGAAATTACCGCGACAGCGATGGTAGCGTGCTTCAATACGACGCCGCCAATTGTTCGCGGACGTACGGTTTATGTGCAATTCTCAAATCATCGTGAACTGAAAACAGATCAAAATCACACAAAtacg GAACAATCGCCGGCATCGGGATCTCCATTGCCTGCCGGCGCGGAAAACAACACGGGAAACGCAACAAATGCGACAAATGCACAAGGTAACGCCGCCAGTGGTCCCAACACTGTACTCAGGGTAATCGTCGAATCCTTATTGTATCCCGTAACACTCgaaattttgcatcaaatcTTTCAACGTTTCGGCAAAGTGCTAAAAATAGTGACATTTACTAAAAACAATTCATTCCAA GCTCTTATACAATATCCCGACGCTGAAACAGCACGACACGCTAAACAAACGTTAGACGGACAAAATATCTACAACGGATGCTGCACATTACGCATCGACAACAGCAAATTGACAGCCCTCAATGTCAAATACAACAATGataagtcacgtgactttacGAATCCCACATTGCCGGCAGGCGAGCCAGGCAGTGACGTTATCGCAAGTGCCGGCGGTTTAGTAAATGCCAGTGATTTATTGCTCTTGGCTGCCGGTCAACGTGCTCCCCAGTTAGCCAGAGATCGTTTAG tttCTTCCATTTATCATCTTACAGTCAACGGTTTAGCGGCAGCCAATCCAGGAATCCTTCCGCAATTCGGACTCGGTTTAGCGGCACCGGGAGCTCTCGCCAGCGCATACGGAGGCGCCTTACCAAACTTGGGAGCATTTGCGCTCGCACAAACTGGCGCCCTTGCAACGACAAATCCAGCAAATTTGCGCGGGCTTTCGAACGTACTGTTGGTGTCTAACTTGAATGAGGAG ATGGTCACGCCTGATGCTCTATTTACCCTCTTTG GGGTATATGGTGATGTACAACGCGTAAAAATCttgtacaacaaaaaagatTCTGCTTTGATACAAATGGCTGAACCACATCAAGCTTATTTAG cTATGACACATTTAGATAAACTTCGTATCTGGGGACGTTCTATCCGCGTAATGGCCAGCAAACATCAAGCCGTACAGCTGCCAAAGGAGGGACAACCCGATGCCGGTCTCACACGTGACTACGCTTTAAATCCCTTGCATCGATTCAAGAAACCTGGtagcaaaaattatcaaaatatctATCCGCCATCGGCTACTTTACATTTGAGTAACATTcc ATCAACCGTCACTGAAGAAGAAATCAAAGAGGCATTCAAAGAGAATGGCTTCGAAgttaaagcttttaaatttttccc AAAAGACCACAAAATGGCCCTTTTGCAACTCAGCTCCGTCGAGGAAGCCGTTCACGCACTCATCAAAATGCACAATCACCAACTCTCGGAATCGAATCATTTGCGTGTCAGCTTCTCGAAGtccaacatttaa
- the LOC134835986 gene encoding polypyrimidine tract-binding protein 1 isoform X4 translates to MRGSDELLSQATIMAPASDNNNQDLATKKAKLDSNTVINNVGKPSRVIHIRNIPNESSEAEVIHLGIPFGRVTNVLVLKGKNQAFLEMADEITATAMVACFNTTPPIVRGRTVYVQFSNHRELKTDQNHTNTEQSPASGSPLPAGAENNTGNATNATNAQGNAASGPNTVLRVIVESLLYPVTLEILHQIFQRFGKVLKIVTFTKNNSFQALIQYPDAETARHAKQTLDGQNIYNGCCTLRIDNSKLTALNVKYNNDKSRDFTNPTLPAGEPGSDVIASAGGLVNASDLLLLAAGQRAPQLARDRLVSSIYHLTVNGLAAANPGILPQFGLGLAAPGALASAYGGALPNLGAFALAQTGALATTNPANLRGLSNVLLVSNLNEEMVTPDALFTLFGVYGDVQRVKILYNKKDSALIQMAEPHQAYLAMTHLDKLRIWGRSIRVMASKHQAVQLPKEGQPDAGLTRDYALNPLHRFKKPGSKNYQNIYPPSATLHLSNIPSTVTEEEIKEAFKENGFEVKAFKFFPKDHKMALLQLSSVEEAVHALIKMHNHQLSESNHLRVSFSKSNI, encoded by the exons CGAGGAAGTGACGAACTATTGAGTCAAGCAACAATCATGGCACCAGCATCAGACAACAATAATCAAGATTTAGCTACGAAAAAGGCTAAATTAGATTCGAATACGGTTATCAACAATGTTG gTAAACCATCACGCGTCATTCACATTAGAAATATACCAAATGAATCTAGCGAGGCAGAAGTTATACACTTGGGCATTCCGTTTGGTCGTGTCACCAATGTTTTAGTGCTAAAGGGCAAGAATCAGGCTTTCCTCGAGATGGCTGACGAAATTACCGCGACAGCGATGGTAGCGTGCTTCAATACGACGCCGCCAATTGTTCGCGGACGTACGGTTTATGTGCAATTCTCAAATCATCGTGAACTGAAAACAGATCAAAATCACACAAAtacg GAACAATCGCCGGCATCGGGATCTCCATTGCCTGCCGGCGCGGAAAACAACACGGGAAACGCAACAAATGCGACAAATGCACAAGGTAACGCCGCCAGTGGTCCCAACACTGTACTCAGGGTAATCGTCGAATCCTTATTGTATCCCGTAACACTCgaaattttgcatcaaatcTTTCAACGTTTCGGCAAAGTGCTAAAAATAGTGACATTTACTAAAAACAATTCATTCCAA GCTCTTATACAATATCCCGACGCTGAAACAGCACGACACGCTAAACAAACGTTAGACGGACAAAATATCTACAACGGATGCTGCACATTACGCATCGACAACAGCAAATTGACAGCCCTCAATGTCAAATACAACAATGataagtcacgtgactttacGAATCCCACATTGCCGGCAGGCGAGCCAGGCAGTGACGTTATCGCAAGTGCCGGCGGTTTAGTAAATGCCAGTGATTTATTGCTCTTGGCTGCCGGTCAACGTGCTCCCCAGTTAGCCAGAGATCGTTTAG tttCTTCCATTTATCATCTTACAGTCAACGGTTTAGCGGCAGCCAATCCAGGAATCCTTCCGCAATTCGGACTCGGTTTAGCGGCACCGGGAGCTCTCGCCAGCGCATACGGAGGCGCCTTACCAAACTTGGGAGCATTTGCGCTCGCACAAACTGGCGCCCTTGCAACGACAAATCCAGCAAATTTGCGCGGGCTTTCGAACGTACTGTTGGTGTCTAACTTGAATGAGGAG ATGGTCACGCCTGATGCTCTATTTACCCTCTTTG GGGTATATGGTGATGTACAACGCGTAAAAATCttgtacaacaaaaaagatTCTGCTTTGATACAAATGGCTGAACCACATCAAGCTTATTTAG cTATGACACATTTAGATAAACTTCGTATCTGGGGACGTTCTATCCGCGTAATGGCCAGCAAACATCAAGCCGTACAGCTGCCAAAGGAGGGACAACCCGATGCCGGTCTCACACGTGACTACGCTTTAAATCCCTTGCATCGATTCAAGAAACCTGGtagcaaaaattatcaaaatatctATCCGCCATCGGCTACTTTACATTTGAGTAACATTcc ATCAACCGTCACTGAAGAAGAAATCAAAGAGGCATTCAAAGAGAATGGCTTCGAAgttaaagcttttaaatttttccc AAAAGACCACAAAATGGCCCTTTTGCAACTCAGCTCCGTCGAGGAAGCCGTTCACGCACTCATCAAAATGCACAATCACCAACTCTCGGAATCGAATCATTTGCGTGTCAGCTTCTCGAAGtccaacatttaa
- the LOC134835986 gene encoding polypyrimidine tract-binding protein 1 isoform X1: MIGSLCSIPAQPKVEAMMSCTLPLPIPVPLTALHADYPPIHLGVKRGSDELLSQATIMAPASDNNNQDLATKKAKLDSNTVINNVGKPSRVIHIRNIPNESSEAEVIHLGIPFGRVTNVLVLKGKNQAFLEMADEITATAMVACFNTTPPIVRGRTVYVQFSNHRELKTDQNHTNTEQSPASGSPLPAGAENNTGNATNATNAQGNAASGPNTVLRVIVESLLYPVTLEILHQIFQRFGKVLKIVTFTKNNSFQALIQYPDAETARHAKQTLDGQNIYNGCCTLRIDNSKLTALNVKYNNDKSRDFTNPTLPAGEPGSDVIASAGGLVNASDLLLLAAGQRAPQLARDRLVSSIYHLTVNGLAAANPGILPQFGLGLAAPGALASAYGGALPNLGAFALAQTGALATTNPANLRGLSNVLLVSNLNEEMVTPDALFTLFGVYGDVQRVKILYNKKDSALIQMAEPHQAYLAMTHLDKLRIWGRSIRVMASKHQAVQLPKEGQPDAGLTRDYALNPLHRFKKPGSKNYQNIYPPSATLHLSNIPSTVTEEEIKEAFKENGFEVKAFKFFPKDHKMALLQLSSVEEAVHALIKMHNHQLSESNHLRVSFSKSNI, translated from the exons CGAGGAAGTGACGAACTATTGAGTCAAGCAACAATCATGGCACCAGCATCAGACAACAATAATCAAGATTTAGCTACGAAAAAGGCTAAATTAGATTCGAATACGGTTATCAACAATGTTG gTAAACCATCACGCGTCATTCACATTAGAAATATACCAAATGAATCTAGCGAGGCAGAAGTTATACACTTGGGCATTCCGTTTGGTCGTGTCACCAATGTTTTAGTGCTAAAGGGCAAGAATCAGGCTTTCCTCGAGATGGCTGACGAAATTACCGCGACAGCGATGGTAGCGTGCTTCAATACGACGCCGCCAATTGTTCGCGGACGTACGGTTTATGTGCAATTCTCAAATCATCGTGAACTGAAAACAGATCAAAATCACACAAAtacg GAACAATCGCCGGCATCGGGATCTCCATTGCCTGCCGGCGCGGAAAACAACACGGGAAACGCAACAAATGCGACAAATGCACAAGGTAACGCCGCCAGTGGTCCCAACACTGTACTCAGGGTAATCGTCGAATCCTTATTGTATCCCGTAACACTCgaaattttgcatcaaatcTTTCAACGTTTCGGCAAAGTGCTAAAAATAGTGACATTTACTAAAAACAATTCATTCCAA GCTCTTATACAATATCCCGACGCTGAAACAGCACGACACGCTAAACAAACGTTAGACGGACAAAATATCTACAACGGATGCTGCACATTACGCATCGACAACAGCAAATTGACAGCCCTCAATGTCAAATACAACAATGataagtcacgtgactttacGAATCCCACATTGCCGGCAGGCGAGCCAGGCAGTGACGTTATCGCAAGTGCCGGCGGTTTAGTAAATGCCAGTGATTTATTGCTCTTGGCTGCCGGTCAACGTGCTCCCCAGTTAGCCAGAGATCGTTTAG tttCTTCCATTTATCATCTTACAGTCAACGGTTTAGCGGCAGCCAATCCAGGAATCCTTCCGCAATTCGGACTCGGTTTAGCGGCACCGGGAGCTCTCGCCAGCGCATACGGAGGCGCCTTACCAAACTTGGGAGCATTTGCGCTCGCACAAACTGGCGCCCTTGCAACGACAAATCCAGCAAATTTGCGCGGGCTTTCGAACGTACTGTTGGTGTCTAACTTGAATGAGGAG ATGGTCACGCCTGATGCTCTATTTACCCTCTTTG GGGTATATGGTGATGTACAACGCGTAAAAATCttgtacaacaaaaaagatTCTGCTTTGATACAAATGGCTGAACCACATCAAGCTTATTTAG cTATGACACATTTAGATAAACTTCGTATCTGGGGACGTTCTATCCGCGTAATGGCCAGCAAACATCAAGCCGTACAGCTGCCAAAGGAGGGACAACCCGATGCCGGTCTCACACGTGACTACGCTTTAAATCCCTTGCATCGATTCAAGAAACCTGGtagcaaaaattatcaaaatatctATCCGCCATCGGCTACTTTACATTTGAGTAACATTcc ATCAACCGTCACTGAAGAAGAAATCAAAGAGGCATTCAAAGAGAATGGCTTCGAAgttaaagcttttaaatttttccc AAAAGACCACAAAATGGCCCTTTTGCAACTCAGCTCCGTCGAGGAAGCCGTTCACGCACTCATCAAAATGCACAATCACCAACTCTCGGAATCGAATCATTTGCGTGTCAGCTTCTCGAAGtccaacatttaa
- the LOC134835986 gene encoding polypyrimidine tract-binding protein 1 isoform X2, with amino-acid sequence MIGSLCSIPAQPKVEAMMSCTLPLPIPVPLTALHADYPPIHLGVKRGSDELLSQATIMAPASDNNNQDLATKKAKLDSNTVINNVGKPSRVIHIRNIPNESSEAEVIHLGIPFGRVTNVLVLKGKNQAFLEMADEITATAMVACFNTTPPIVRGRTVYVQFSNHRELKTDQNHTNTEQSPASGSPLPAGAENNTGNATNATNAQGNAASGPNTVLRVIVESLLYPVTLEILHQIFQRFGKVLKIVTFTKNNSFQALIQYPDAETARHAKQTLDGQNIYNGCCTLRIDNSKLTALNVKYNNDKSRDFTNPTLPAGEPGSDVIASAGGLVNASDLLLLAAGQRAPQLARDRLVNGLAAANPGILPQFGLGLAAPGALASAYGGALPNLGAFALAQTGALATTNPANLRGLSNVLLVSNLNEEMVTPDALFTLFGVYGDVQRVKILYNKKDSALIQMAEPHQAYLAMTHLDKLRIWGRSIRVMASKHQAVQLPKEGQPDAGLTRDYALNPLHRFKKPGSKNYQNIYPPSATLHLSNIPSTVTEEEIKEAFKENGFEVKAFKFFPKDHKMALLQLSSVEEAVHALIKMHNHQLSESNHLRVSFSKSNI; translated from the exons CGAGGAAGTGACGAACTATTGAGTCAAGCAACAATCATGGCACCAGCATCAGACAACAATAATCAAGATTTAGCTACGAAAAAGGCTAAATTAGATTCGAATACGGTTATCAACAATGTTG gTAAACCATCACGCGTCATTCACATTAGAAATATACCAAATGAATCTAGCGAGGCAGAAGTTATACACTTGGGCATTCCGTTTGGTCGTGTCACCAATGTTTTAGTGCTAAAGGGCAAGAATCAGGCTTTCCTCGAGATGGCTGACGAAATTACCGCGACAGCGATGGTAGCGTGCTTCAATACGACGCCGCCAATTGTTCGCGGACGTACGGTTTATGTGCAATTCTCAAATCATCGTGAACTGAAAACAGATCAAAATCACACAAAtacg GAACAATCGCCGGCATCGGGATCTCCATTGCCTGCCGGCGCGGAAAACAACACGGGAAACGCAACAAATGCGACAAATGCACAAGGTAACGCCGCCAGTGGTCCCAACACTGTACTCAGGGTAATCGTCGAATCCTTATTGTATCCCGTAACACTCgaaattttgcatcaaatcTTTCAACGTTTCGGCAAAGTGCTAAAAATAGTGACATTTACTAAAAACAATTCATTCCAA GCTCTTATACAATATCCCGACGCTGAAACAGCACGACACGCTAAACAAACGTTAGACGGACAAAATATCTACAACGGATGCTGCACATTACGCATCGACAACAGCAAATTGACAGCCCTCAATGTCAAATACAACAATGataagtcacgtgactttacGAATCCCACATTGCCGGCAGGCGAGCCAGGCAGTGACGTTATCGCAAGTGCCGGCGGTTTAGTAAATGCCAGTGATTTATTGCTCTTGGCTGCCGGTCAACGTGCTCCCCAGTTAGCCAGAGATCGTTTAG TCAACGGTTTAGCGGCAGCCAATCCAGGAATCCTTCCGCAATTCGGACTCGGTTTAGCGGCACCGGGAGCTCTCGCCAGCGCATACGGAGGCGCCTTACCAAACTTGGGAGCATTTGCGCTCGCACAAACTGGCGCCCTTGCAACGACAAATCCAGCAAATTTGCGCGGGCTTTCGAACGTACTGTTGGTGTCTAACTTGAATGAGGAG ATGGTCACGCCTGATGCTCTATTTACCCTCTTTG GGGTATATGGTGATGTACAACGCGTAAAAATCttgtacaacaaaaaagatTCTGCTTTGATACAAATGGCTGAACCACATCAAGCTTATTTAG cTATGACACATTTAGATAAACTTCGTATCTGGGGACGTTCTATCCGCGTAATGGCCAGCAAACATCAAGCCGTACAGCTGCCAAAGGAGGGACAACCCGATGCCGGTCTCACACGTGACTACGCTTTAAATCCCTTGCATCGATTCAAGAAACCTGGtagcaaaaattatcaaaatatctATCCGCCATCGGCTACTTTACATTTGAGTAACATTcc ATCAACCGTCACTGAAGAAGAAATCAAAGAGGCATTCAAAGAGAATGGCTTCGAAgttaaagcttttaaatttttccc AAAAGACCACAAAATGGCCCTTTTGCAACTCAGCTCCGTCGAGGAAGCCGTTCACGCACTCATCAAAATGCACAATCACCAACTCTCGGAATCGAATCATTTGCGTGTCAGCTTCTCGAAGtccaacatttaa
- the LOC134835920 gene encoding MICOS complex subunit Mic60, which yields MYRYVIARNCGKVPALSGGNATHGKHLAQHVTRSYANGQQLPPMQQAGFGKFFVILTPFAVGGGVAAYASYDKEFRKLVEENVPGSAKALKILLQEEKPLEDLSKKLDEYTSAVTGFFGGGSEAVKEETKPKKELYKPTITSSPASPAKSSPKQDSSVPAPPLVKPTPSAAAAPAAKPKQSEAKAEIPKVAAPVLPRDVSELEKLAESAANTAVKHYQAAVKVLKGYNDDVKRIVEEAHEKIDHSSWMILKNKTNARDTAVRAAETAADEAKKAIENIEKSLYKSDSKVPAEAKEVLKEKVRNFLDNLEVAKKEVYSAIEQSDLTEKYWRNIETARNHFIKDVEELFPNVNFAQKKLDLSKEEIDLFLVLAHSKVVALQKELQKITTDGDLRLKRALDALRGADGEQSSEAVKAQVQYEMQKVRREIEFENQAKMLRIRHEAERELRSALKQQAEAHIDHVKEALEIKEQEMRRKFQRELEEKLSNENANYKQQLASMIGKIKGMDEALKARADSERSAHQAQNLWGACQALWSSVRAGQPGVSWKEKLRPLSNELKAVAIAAEGDELVAVVIKGLPDEAVNRGVYPEDALRERFIQVRKMAHRLAMVPEEGARLPVYLLSFLQSMFIINPSQAITKDELQDKPVDFSQFDNFDILNRANYWLERGDLTQALKYMNLLKGASRKVSEEWMKEARLLLETQQAANTLMAHAGANSLRYL from the exons ATGTATCGATACGTAATAGCGAGAAATTGTGGAAAAGTGCCTGCG CTTTCGGGCGGCAATGCCACGCACGGCAAGCACTTGGCGCAACATGTCACGCGTTCCTACGCCAACGGGCAGCAACTTCCGCCGATGCAGCAAGCGGGCTTcgggaaatttttcgttattttgacTCCTTTTGCGGTCGGCGGAGGAGTTGCAGCGTATGCCAG ttacgACAAAGAATTCCGCAAACTCGTTGAGGAAAATGTTCCGGGCTCGGCAAAAGCTTTGAAAATCCTTTTGCAAGAAGAAAAGCCATTGGAAGATCTCTCCAAGAAGCTCGATGAATACACGTCAGCTGTCACGGGATTCTTTGGAGGCGGCAGTGAAGCTGTTAAGGAAGAAACAAAacccaaaa aaGAACTTTACAAGCCAACAATCACATCCTCGCCAGCATCTCCGGCAAAATCTAGTCCAAAGCAAGATTCGAGTGTTCCTGCGCCGCCATTGGTGAAGCCAACGCcctcagcagcagcagctccCGCCGCGAAACCCAAACAATCGGAAGCTAAAGCTGAAATTCCGAAAGTTGCGGCGCCAGTTTTGCCTCGTGATGTGAGTGAATTGGAAAAACTCGCGGAATCTGCGGCAAATACGGCGGTTAAGCATTATCAAGCTGCTGTGAAGGTTCTTAAAgg ttacaATGACGATGTCAAGCGAATCGTTGAGGAAGCTCACGAAAAAATCGACCACTCATCTTGGATGATtctcaagaacaaaactaacGCTCGCGATACTGCCGTTCGTGCTGCTGAAACTGCAGCTGATGAAGCTAAAAAGGCGAttg aaaacatcgaaaaatctTTGTACAAAAGTGATTCGAAAGTTCCCGCAGAAGCGAAAGAGGTGCTCAAAGAGAAAGTTCGCAATTTCCTCGACAACCTCGAAGTTGCCAAGAAGGAAGTTTACAGTGCCATCGAGCAATCTGACCTGACAGAGAAATATTGGCGCAACATCGAAACCGCTCGCAATCACTTCATCAAAGACGTCGAAGAACTCTTTCCGAACGTGAATTTCGCCCAGAAGAAACTCGATTTGTCCAAAGAGGAAATTGACCTGTTTTTGGTGCTCGCTCACTCGAAAGTTGTCGCTTTGCAGAAGgaattgcaaaaaatcacGACAGACGGCGATTTGCGTTTGAAACGTGCTTTGGATGCGCTTCGCGGTGCAGATGGCGAACAATCGTCGGAGGCAGTGAAAGCTCAAGTGCAATACGAAATGCAAAAGGTACGACGCGAAATTGAGTTTGAGAATCAAGCGAAAATGTTGCGAATTCGACACGAAGCTGAACGTGAACTTAGGTCGGCATTGAAGCAACAAGCGGAGGCGCATATCGATCACGTAAAGGAGGCTTTGGAGATCAAGGAACAAGAGATGCGTCGCAAATTCCAACGGGAATTGGAGGAAAAGTTGTCCAATGAGAATGCGAATTACAAGCAGCAATTGGCTTCGATGATTGGCAAGATTAAGGGAATGGATGAAGCACTCAAAG CTCGTGCCGATTCCGAACGCAGTGCTCATCAAGCGCAAAACTTGTGGGGTGCCTGTCAAGCTCTTTGGTCCTCGGTTCGTGCTGGCCAACCCGGCGTTTCATGGAAGGAAAAGCTTCGCCCTCTTTCAAATGAACTAAAAGCTGTTGCAATTGCCGCCGAAGGTGATGAACTCGTTGCTGTCGTCATCAAAGGTCTGCCCGACGAGGCTGTCAATCGCGGCGTTTATCCCGAAGACGCTTTACGCGAACGCTTCATTCAAGTTCGCAAGATGGCACATCGCCTCGCCATGGTGCCCGAAGAAGGTGCGCGTCTCCCGGTGTATTTACTGTCCTTTTTGCAATCCATGTTCATCATAAATCCGTCGCAAGCGATCACGAAGGACGAGTTGCAGGACAAACCCGTCGACTTTAGTCAATTTGACAACTTTGATATTCTCAATCGGGCCAATTACTGGTTGGAACGCGGCGATTTGACACAAGCACTTAAGTACATGAATCTTCTGAAGGGCGCATCGCGAAAAGTCTCGGAGGAATGGATGAAGGAGGCTCGACTGTTGTTGGAGACGCAACAAGCGGCAAATACCTTGATGGCACACGCTGGCGCTAATTCACTTCGGtacttgtaa
- the LOC134835921 gene encoding small nuclear ribonucleoprotein F codes for MSMPINPKPFLNGLTGKPVVIKLKWGHEYKGFLVSVDGYMNMQLANTEEYVDGAATGHLGEVLIRCNNVLYIRGVEDHEEGEMRD; via the coding sequence ATGTCGATGCCAATCAATCCGAAGCCCTTCCTCAATGGTCTCACGGGCAAGCCAGTGGTCATCAAGCTCAAATGGGGTCACGAATACAAAGGATTTCTCGTTTCCGTCGACGGTTACATGAATATGCAGCTGGCAAACACAGAAGAATATGTCGATGGCGCCGCAACGGGTCATCTGGGCGAAGTTTTGATCCGGTGTAACAACGTTCTGTACATCCGAGGCGTCGAAGACCACGAAGAAGGGGAAATGCGGGActaa